TAAGTCATGGGGAAATCCGTTGGGAAAGGTAAAAACGGGGAGGGGCTGCGCCGCGCGTTCGATCGATCGAGCCGATGAAACGGTTATAGCGACGTGCCCTTGACGAAGGATTCCTTGCGGCCGCGCATCGTCTCAATGCGTTCGGCGACGAGCGCTAGGTCCGCATCGGAATCGAGCAGATCCAGATGTTCCGCGCCGACGGTGAGCACCGGCGCATGATCGTAATGATAGAAAAAATCGTTGTAGCTGTCGCAGAGCGCACGCAGGAACGCGCTCGAGATCGGCAGCTCGCGCGGTATTGCCCGCTTCTGGATACGCGCGTAGAGCGCCTCGGGGCTCGCCTGCAGATAGACGACGAGGTCGGGCGCGGGAGCGGATGACGTCAAACGCGAGGCGAGCGCGCGGTAGAGCGGCAATTCGTCTTCAGCGAGCGTGAGGCGCGCGAAGAGGTCGTTGCGTTCGGCGAGGAAATTCGTCACGAGCGGCACGTTCGCGGCACGGCGCGCGGCCACTTCGCGCGAAAGCTGCTCGCGCTGCAAGGCGATATGCAACTGCGCGGCGAGCGCATGCGACGAAGGCGCGGTGTCGCGATACACACGCTCCAGGAACGGATTTTCCGCGTTCGATTCGAACAGCGTCTGCATCGACCAGCGTTCGGCGAGGCGCGTGGCGAGCGTGGTCTTGCCCGCGCCGATCGGCCCTTCGATGACGATGTACTGAAGCGCTGCGGGCCGCGTGGCGCGTGCGCTGACGACGGGCAGGGGTGCCGTGCTCATCGGCAGTTGCCGGCGGGCGGCGTGTCGGGTGCGGGCGCTGCGCCCATGCACTGGCACAGCGGCTTGACCTTCTCGATGCGCTGGTCGGCCACGGCGGCAAGAAACGCGCTGGCGGGCCCGAGACCCGGAATCACGAGTTCGGGATCGATCTCGACGAGCGGCACGAGCGCGAACGCACGGCCCGTCATGCGTGGATGCGGCACGACGAGGTCGGTCTCGTCGATAGAGACGTTGCCGTAAAGCAGGATATCGATGTCGAGCGTACGGGGCGCGTTGCGAAAGGGACGCTCCCGGCCGAAGTGATGCTCCACACGCTGGCACAGCGCGAGCAGCGCGTGTCCGTCGAGACTCGTCTCGACCTTCACGACGCAGTTGTAATAGTCGTCGCCGCCCGCGTCGATGGGCGCGGTGCGGTACAGACTCGATTTGGCGACGACGGTAAGGGTGTGCTGTTGTGCAAGGCACACCACCGCGTCTTTGAGGGTTTGGCGCGCATCCCCCAGATTCGCGCCAATTCCCAGCCAGGCAACCGTCATGGCTTCACTTCCTGCACTTTTGTTGCTGTTCGACACATGTGCGCCGCGGCTTGCCGCGACGCCGCACGGCGTCAGTCCTCGTGCGGACCGGCGTGGCCGTCATAGTCTGCACTGCTGGCTTCCTGCACATCATCCGCACCGGCTTCCGACGCAGCGCCTTCGCCCGTTCTGCGGCTCTTCGCGCCGCCGCGGCGGCGGCGCTTGCGCGGCGAGCGTTCCTTGCCGCCCTGCGACAGAAGCGCTTCGCGCGCGGCGATGTCGCCGGAAATGAAGTCCGTCCACCATTGACCGACTTCGGCGTCCAGCTCGCCCGATTCGCAGCGCAGCAGGAGGAAATCATACCCCGCTCTAAATCTTTGGTGTTCCAGCAGCTTGAGCGCGCCGCGGCCACGCTTTTCAAGGCGCAGCTGCAGACCCCAGATCTCGCGCATGTCCGACGAGAAGCGGCGATGGATCGCGAGCTTCTCCGTTTGCGCGTCGATCACGTCGTCCATCGCGCGATGCAGCGCCGGCACCGGGATTTCGCCCGCGGCCGTGTACTGTTGCCAGCGCTGCTGCACGTCGTGCCAAAGCAGCGTGGCGAACAGGAAGCCCGGCGACACCGGCTTGCCCGCGCGCACGCGCGCGTCGGTGTTCGAGAGCGCGAGCGTGATGAAACGCTCGCCCTGCGGCTGCTCGAGAATCACGTCGAGCAGCGGCAGGAGGCCGTGATGCAGCCCTTCCTTGCGCAGCCACCGCAGGCACTCGAGCGCGTGGCCCGAGAGCAGCAGCTTCAGCATCTCGTCGAACAGACGCGCCGCCGGCACGTTGTTGATGAGGTCCGCGAGCTTCGTGATCGGCTCGCGCGTGTGCTCTTCGATCTCGAAGCCGAGCTTCGCCGCGAAACGCACGACGCGCAGCATGCGCACCGGGTCTTCGCGGTAACGCGTGGCCGGGTCGCCGATCATGCGCAACAGGCGCGCGCGCATGTCGGCCATCCCGTTGTGATAGTCGAGCACCGTCTGCGTCGCCGGATCGTAGTACATCGCGTTGATCGTGAAGTCGCGGCGCGTGGCGTCTTCGTGCTGCTCGCCCCAGACGTTGTCGCGCAGCACACGGCCGCTCGCATCCACGGCGTGGGTCTTGCGGTCGAGTTCGTCGCGGCGCATGCGCCTGGCGGGCGCCGGGGCGGGCGCGGCATCGGCGGGCGGGGCGTCCACCAGCGCGCGGAACGTCGAAACCTCGATGATTTCCTGGCCGAACTGCACGTGCACGATCTGGAAGCGCCGGCCGATGATGCGCGCGCGGCGGAACAGCTTCTGCACCTGGTCGGGCGTGGCGTCGGTGGCCACGTCGAAGTCCTTGGGCGCGACGCCGAGCAGCAGGTCGCGCACCGCGCCGCCTACGATGAACGCGCGGAAGCCGGCTTGCTGCAGGCCTTCGGTCACGCGTACGGCGTTGCGCGAGATCAGCGCGGGATTGATGC
The Paraburkholderia acidiphila genome window above contains:
- the folK gene encoding 2-amino-4-hydroxy-6-hydroxymethyldihydropteridine diphosphokinase yields the protein MTVAWLGIGANLGDARQTLKDAVVCLAQQHTLTVVAKSSLYRTAPIDAGGDDYYNCVVKVETSLDGHALLALCQRVEHHFGRERPFRNAPRTLDIDILLYGNVSIDETDLVVPHPRMTGRAFALVPLVEIDPELVIPGLGPASAFLAAVADQRIEKVKPLCQCMGAAPAPDTPPAGNCR
- a CDS encoding deoxynucleoside kinase encodes the protein MSTAPLPVVSARATRPAALQYIVIEGPIGAGKTTLATRLAERWSMQTLFESNAENPFLERVYRDTAPSSHALAAQLHIALQREQLSREVAARRAANVPLVTNFLAERNDLFARLTLAEDELPLYRALASRLTSSAPAPDLVVYLQASPEALYARIQKRAIPRELPISSAFLRALCDSYNDFFYHYDHAPVLTVGAEHLDLLDSDADLALVAERIETMRGRKESFVKGTSL
- the pcnB gene encoding polynucleotide adenylyltransferase PcnB translates to MIKKLIRKLFGQDDAEAAQDTEAPAADPHAPSHEGAAAGTTRARRKPASAQKTSKARGGKGAPDPATPVILSADVHGINPALISRNAVRVTEGLQQAGFRAFIVGGAVRDLLLGVAPKDFDVATDATPDQVQKLFRRARIIGRRFQIVHVQFGQEIIEVSTFRALVDAPPADAAPAPAPARRMRRDELDRKTHAVDASGRVLRDNVWGEQHEDATRRDFTINAMYYDPATQTVLDYHNGMADMRARLLRMIGDPATRYREDPVRMLRVVRFAAKLGFEIEEHTREPITKLADLINNVPAARLFDEMLKLLLSGHALECLRWLRKEGLHHGLLPLLDVILEQPQGERFITLALSNTDARVRAGKPVSPGFLFATLLWHDVQQRWQQYTAAGEIPVPALHRAMDDVIDAQTEKLAIHRRFSSDMREIWGLQLRLEKRGRGALKLLEHQRFRAGYDFLLLRCESGELDAEVGQWWTDFISGDIAAREALLSQGGKERSPRKRRRRGGAKSRRTGEGAASEAGADDVQEASSADYDGHAGPHED